The genomic segment ATAGTATGGAATATATCAGCTATAcactaaaatgataataaaaaaaaaacacatatctattatataaaagttttgtacattttcacttatttcaaatattttaaattacaagatGAAAAGGGAGGTGAAGCGAGCAGGGAACAGACCCTTCTAGTTTTAAGAAAGAGATAtctattatgttttgtattaattataattataattatttattgttttaatacatatactaaaatattgcaTAAGAAAGATATTTCATTGAAAATAGTAGATAAATAACATTagattttttagattaattaataaataaattatagtaaataataaagaaaattaactacaaactttttttgatgTTACCTCATTTTGCTTGGCCGAAGACTCAAAAAATACAGATTTCCAAGAATCTGCTAACTTCTGTCCTTCCATTTGCGTAACAACACGGTCCATATCCAAATCTTTTTTGTTGCCTACCAATACTACAGGAACActacaggaaaaaaaaataataatataactaaaggTTTCAGTATAACTCATTAGTAGGGCTCGGTTTTCAAggctacaaatataatatatttaataaaaaaaaagcatttaaaatgtgaaaaaagtaacaaaaaaaagtaaaaaaaattatcacctTGGAATtcaaatgaaacaaattttaatttaaaaattaattttctaccaaaaaaaaaaaatgcatttgctTTCAAATTTGAAGCCTACTCATTTGTAATCCCTAACTACAAAACTACTTACTGTACTTTGCCAGCCATgtctaataatttatcataaattatctgaattattttaaaagattttggTGATGTAATACTATAGACCAAGACATATCCATGAATGTCCATAGAATATTGTATCGGCAATATGGAGTACTCGTCTTGTCCGGCTGTATCGACTAATTTTAAGTCatattcttgatttttaattttggtcgTTTTTACAAAAGCTATGgaaatcaattatatattatatatattatttactaattaatataattcaaagtaaaatatctTCAACTTGTAATttataccattttttatatcattttagaattttaaaatctcTAGAAACACTTACTGTTTTCAATAGTTGGATCGTAGGTGTCGACAAACTGACCTTCAACAAACTGTATACTTAACGATGatttacctgaaaaaaaaaaatatgatatgaaaATGATGTACAATCAATTTAAAaagtgatttgttttttttacttggtattattattagttttatattagttttattctgTTTTGTCTACATACCGACTGAACGATAGCCCATAATAgcaatttttctttgttttggcagcattttttttgaaaaggaaATCGCTtcattaaataacttataaacagATTAAACTgtaactttttttgtttaattttctaactattaattattagttattacctgaattcaaaataataactatacattgATACACTATACAGTCACTCAGATGTTGTcttttttgtcaataataatatgataatattgataatctCATATAAGTACTGagtaggtattgttattattttttagttttggtttCTGtcacaggtataataatatacaataaccttattgtataatattatattttttcttctgtggtttctgtattttgtttatcagtACAGttgatagttaatattttaggttATGTTTGGGGTCacaaatattattcactattcagtatttCAGTACAAATTCATTCCTATGTTTCATGATATTAGAATCTGagattaataaacttttatgaACCACTGAATTGAGTTATGAGATATTGTAAATGTCATAAATTtgcatttatcaaaatttaatggtaatttattaatatgacacTAACtagctaaaatatttaaatcttctTGTAATAAACATGTatcattttatgatttttttgttttattatatgttttttataacatGGAACAATTTTATACCATTGGCAAATAGTAATTTTCTAGAatgtaacaaatttaaatcatttataaataacataaatagaaTTGGAGCAAGATGGGAATTCTTTAGTACACCggattgatttaaaatttttacacttaactattatattatagatttttttaataagcaaaaATGATGTGATTTgccagatttaaaaaaaaaaagtgttttcgTAGGAACATTtggaaactaaaattaaaaatcgtaaatataaaattatgtattcctattcaaaattgaaaatattgttacctagttatatatttaatgtacaatacattatttataattattaaaatttatatttcgatTATAATTGACTATTTTGGCATGGGGTAGATTTGAATTTTCATTTATGGGTTGATCGGGTGTGCGTGTAATATAGGTTCCTCCTTCTTGAAATATCTATCTTATTGCTAGAATAGACTGGTTTACTGGATCTATGTCACAACATGTGTATTCATCTATAAGAAAACCCGAAAAAGTTAGCTTGTCACAATAAGAAAAAAGTTGTCAAGAAAACTTGTAAAactaattatcaataattgttattataatattatattgacttttttttataattaaaataaagaaaaggattaatttaatttaatattcatttatgtTCAACATTCAAATGAGACCTTTTCATTATAAAAGACATATTCAAATCTACCTTCTGCACGTTCAAATGTACCCCATATATGGGgtacatttgaataaaatatgctgAACTTcttaattagaaattaaattagttattaaatgaATCAAATAATGTTCACAACCCACCAGACTAAATCCCAGTGAACAAATATtcgtatatttaatgtatattatacgagtgcCTATAAACGaaactacgtataatatacagcaATAAGTAGTGTAtcaaagaattattttatgtttaaagttGGGTCAAACGTGCGCTATTAGACGAATATTTAACGTTGAATTTATGTGTTTAGTTTTGTGTATTTGacgaataataaacaaacatttgttCATAACTCGTTTATATAAGGTCTAGAAACCGTGGaagattcaaatatttttggtcGATTACTAATATATAGTTCATATATTCTACGTATACTTTGGTGtaagattttaatattcttagttgatgacataaatcataatagataTAGTTCATATATTCTACATATAATTTTGgtgtaaaattcaaatatattctatacgtcatgtatatatatatatatatatacccaactcaaataattattaattaactgtaaaatttcatcataaattaatttttaccttcatcttattatagaaaataagaatgacaatcaaaaaaaaaaaggtaaacgTAAactaaatatgtacaattttctaaaatctACTCATGAGCTtaactcaaaattgtttttttgggataaataatatgattattggaTGATGGtcaacgaataataaaaaaacaaaatattgatattacattgctaaaatatgtattatttaaaaattataaaaatacgccttgataataattcaaaataaaagatcataataatatactattaattttagtatagtacatagttaaaaaatgaattgttaagaaattataaaaatgagccttgataacaattataaataaaagaacataattataatataccattaatattagtatattacattgcttaaatatatattatttaaaaattatttacgccTAGGTGCTTGTTTTAACCAATCACTAATTGCATCCTTTTATAAGTGGAACTGACTCTTCAGGGAAAAAGTATTTTACAGAATCTGCAACATATGATACCTACAGtaatacagtaaaaataaaaactaaacaaatttaacgcttgattaagttaaaaacaacaattaaataatgtgGGCACATATAATAAgcacataacaaaataatagttttaattgttttatttaaaagcaaAAAAGGTAAGAAAGAAATGTTGTGTATACAGATTATTTAAAAGGTGTgttcattttacaatgatgtgtgctattaaatttgattatttatacattaatggTAGGTTGACACAACGTCGTTcagatttaattttgtatacaatgatttatcattgaattcaattaatataactCATCCATTATAATGACATGCTCGACaaccactgtacagcagagcagtaCCCAATTGaccatattttagattctgagcgtagtgAAGAAGCTATTCTTTTTACAaaggtgtttattttatacaaaatttcttctagaaggagtgtttcgatttcaacatttagtaccttatcttttatcaaattggatcaagatggtactttagagaggtcgtttttcaattttctcaatagttatttaatgcaacGGAAAAACCACCggtaaattacgaaaaaacgttaaaaatgggattttaatttctaacgctttgtttatcaccatagaaacgaataaaaattataatattttaatattaattcaacttacatgacaaaataaataataacaaagtataaaatatccagactgacaaaccgtctccgctcagaatcgttttttttatacaatgatattatatcattgaattcaagtctaatacaaccattatacaatgacccacttctaatctactgtacagcagagcgacatccacttttttaaagtgtttttataataatttatatcttaatattaccaaaaaataaataaaaatgtaagcaataataattaattgatttaaatggatgataaaaataattatttgcacaCTCGCATATTATTCACCATTAAAATCATAACGCATAAAACTCATCGATTAATATCTTGTACAGATCCATGCACACAAAAGGTAGTTTTTCACCTCTCCTACCAGCCATATTCAGACTTTCGGGCCACTCTATTTCTCCATCAGTATCCTCATCATTTCATAAGTGGTACGTCTGGTATCAAAACATTTCTCAATGCGTATTAATACCTGTgcctaataatagtaattaaataagaTTATAAAGTTCtcgtaagtaataaaataattaaagcatACTAAAATTCGTTTTTGCTGCTCATTGGACTCCAATTTACGTAGGTCGTCAAGGTTTGAATCTGGAAATTTGATCTACACAAAGGAACCTTCTCTTGTGATTGAGCAGCACTATGATTGGCACGATCTGTTAGCAATATAAGTAACTCTTGGTTTTTGACTATATCGACCTTAATttctttaatactttttttttatttcagtaatatCATTAGCCACTAAATAGGAAGAAATACAAactaagtaattaataaaaaaaacacagtatgaataaatatattttaccatctTTAACCACATGTCCAATAAACATCGAAATTTTTCCCATATTCAGATTATCATTGTCATTGAATTCGTTATCAGTCGCTATGCTAATAACAAAGTTATAcacaattactaattagtatgaATACTACAACATTAACTGCAGTGTTTACCTGAAGAAATCTGTTGGTTTTGATGATGAGCAAATTGATGATATGCAGTAGTTGTGTTTTGTGATAAACTTTCAAAGTCTTTTTCTATTATAGgataaatacaaatatctataatataatgcaagtaAACACAGTTATATTTCAAGTAAATTTCTATTAATGGTGAAATTTACTTGGAGATGTCTGATGGTTTAGATGAATATCTTCATTGATTTGTGTGAATTGATTATGTTCAGTATTTTGTGACAATGGTTCACAGTTATTTGCATTCATAGGCTTTAAATAATGTAAGACGTCATCTTTAAGTGCAAAAAAATCAGGTGAATTGTTACACCCCATGATATTAAAATCAacttcaacaataaaatataaatttgattaatattaagaaGCATAGTATAACATTTgcactaatataaattatataggtacctgtaggTCTAGGAGCATCaagaaaattgtaaattaaattacttttgaataagtttattttttaaattaatttaaattttttcagtgTCTTCATGGTCACTTGAAGAttcaaaatgtttctttttaatccgcttcctttttttgttttcagcAGTATCAATCTCAGAAGTTGTACTGTGTAACAAAAAATggatactttattttttttcttcggaATATgtctctaaaattaaattatgcaaattaatttacatattatttgtgtaactttggtataaatatcaatagCAAACGGTAAAATTTCCTAGGAACGCATTTGTGTTCTTCTCAAGAATCTGCTGTCCGTTTTTGGAAAGCTATATATTTTGAAGCATTTATGCTACCAGGCCATCGACATACAAGACACTTTGATTGGAGATCAACGAAAATCCAGCTACAAGGTTCTGTGACTTCAACTTCATctacaaattcaataattacaaattttttaacttttaaactttctGTCATGACTAAAAAATTAGCTGTAATGTATGAATCTaaatcaagaaaaattaaatacaataataaattatatataattacctaattattaaatgGTATTTACAAAAGGATATAGAACAGGGATGGCAAATCCATGGCAcacgaaaaatcaaaatatttatatgtatatatgtatatatatattattttaatttttaataatgaataacaacataatgtatatatatactaatatccgcagataaaattgaataatcgtTATTGACCGATAAATAGGCTTatgctcataagtcataatcaTTAATATGTACTTCAGTTTCCATGTACCTCTGTTCATAATTTAATAGCACGttcgaaaaaaaaagaataaaaaggtaatttttggCACATagcatcaaaataataatttgccaCCTCTGATATAGTACAATGATTAATTTACCTGTCATGTTTAAAACGGTGCCCATTTCTTTATCCCAGTGATTTTGAGCTTTTTCATactgttgtatgtttttaaatgaaacaGATGGAAGGCAGTACCTTATTATTGATATGTTTGCCCAATAACTGACAAATCATCATTACATATTAGGAATTGCTTAGGAATTGCTGATATTTGACCATTGTCCGAGACAACAATGATATACAATTGATTAGATTTTGACatgctatacaaatatataattaataacaaattagaaaaatatttaaaaaattaattatattattataaatattatgtttttttatgttgaaaatatcaAGGAATTACCAAATTAAACTTTCTAACACACATCTGATAAACTTACTCATTCAGCTGTGTGGAATAAAGcacaaacataaaatgtttCTGGTGCTTCTGTAAGAGGAAAATAGCAAGCTTTATATTGGATGTcttcaatattaaaaagttgAACTGTGGTTGATAATTTGCTACATTGATACATGCCATTAGATGTAGAAGAGCAAGGAGAGTCATATAAAGGAATTGTGTTTTTAAACATGAAGCATACCATGTTTCACcatttctatttaatatatttttaacaaggcATACTATATTTGAAGACATGACAACACGGTCATCTTTTTTTCTACTTCTACGTTTGGAGTTTTGAACTCTGATTGTAAAGTTTTCTAAGATGACCGTTGAATACTGAGATAAAGATTCAGATAACATATTACTAGGTAGAGACCCTAGAAAATTATGACCATCAACAGATAGATACATTGGCTGTTCTAAATTGGAAATATGACATTCACGTTCTTCTTTTATCCGGTTATATAATTGAACCAAAGGATTATGGCCaggttgaataatttttttttatgtgttgtaAGAAGTTTTCATAAAGGAAAGCCGAAAAATTATCAAGTTTGCCATACTTTTTAGCATCATTGGCCAAATATATGATTGAGTGAACATTATAAAAAGGATCTAGGACATTTTGGCGTGGCCGTTTTGGTGTAAATGTCTCAGGTTatttatggtataaaataaaaataaataaaatacaattatttattattatttattcgatttaaaaaattcagttgattaaaaaaatttaaaaaatacaattgacaattgataactgataatgtagttaaaaaacttactaaaaaaaacattattattgtaaagaaatattatgtGCTACACctcttaaatatgttaaaatgtctCGTGTATCTGCTTCttgaactatttttaatagACGTTTGTCtgtgtcaatatattttttgagctttttagGGGGACTCCTTCCTGattcaaattgaaataaatatgtatctCTTCCAGCTTGAATCTTTTTTAAGCACGTTATAAATGACCATAATGTAGGCTGAACCATTCCCATTTCAACATTTATTCTACGGTTGGCAGCCTCTGCATGATTATTTGTTCTGTGTATACCATTTAGTACTCGTTCGtataaattccaaattgatGGTGGAAATCTAGCAGGTCTCCGTCCANNNNNNNNNNNNNNNNNNNNNNNNNNNNNNNNNNNNNNNNNNNNNNNNNNNNNNNNNNNNNNNNNNNNNNNNNNNNNNNNNNNNNNNNNNNNNNNNNNNNNNNNNNNNNNNNNNNNNNNNNNNNNNNNNNNNNNNNNNNNNNNNNNNNNNNNNNNNNNNNNNNNNNNNNNNNNNNNNNNNNNNNNNNNNNNNNNNNNNNNNNNNNNNNNNNNNNNNNNNNNNNNNNNNNNNNNNNNNNNNNNNNNNNNNNNNNNNNNNNNNNNNNNNNNNNNNNNNNNNNNNNNNNNNNNNNNNNNNNNNNNNNNNNNNNNNNNNNNNNNNNNNNNNNNNNNNNNNNNNNNNNNNNNNNNNNNNNNNNNNNNNNNNNNNNNNNNNNNNNNNNNNNNNNNNNNNNNNNNNNNNNNNNNNNNNNNNNNNNNNNNNNNNN from the Acyrthosiphon pisum isolate AL4f chromosome X, pea_aphid_22Mar2018_4r6ur, whole genome shotgun sequence genome contains:
- the LOC100165441 gene encoding GTP-binding protein Rheb homolog encodes the protein MLPKQRKIAIMGYRSVGKSSLSIQFVEGQFVDTYDPTIENTFVKTTKIKNQEYDLKLVDTAGQDEYSILPIQYSMDIHGYVLVYSITSPKSFKIIQIIYDKLLDMAGKVHVPVVLVGNKKDLDMDRVVTQMEGQKLADSWKSVFFESSAKQNECIADIFHTMLMEIEKANGNTVVQEYNKCSIL